The Vitis vinifera cultivar Pinot Noir 40024 chromosome 1, ASM3070453v1 DNA segment atgaaagaaaaaatgtaagTCAAATTAACTAATTGATCATTGTCCTTTTGtgttattttcttcaaaagaaGCAGGGCAAACCAAAATCAAACAAGGCCTAGAACATGCAAGATGCACAACAGCCGTTCAAAGCCCAACCTCAAACCACACAAAATCTAGGAACTCCAAAAGAGACAGCCCTGATTACTAGAGGAGAGAAGAAGAGcatcaaagaaaaagaacctaAGCAAAGCTATCTTTGAGTCTGAAAATTGCCAAGTCCCTATTCTCAAAGATCTTCTATCCCTCTCCTCCCAGGATTCAAAAAGGTCCTATCGTCCAGAGAAGTTACTAGTTGGTCACCAGCCATGATTCACCAACCACAAAAGAACTCTTTCATGGTTCTAGGCAAAATCTTGCTTCAGAAATCTTCCATGGTCATCTTGAGAATCTAATAAGGATGCCAAGTAGAGAAAAATCTAAAGACAAACCAAAAACATGCATTCCTAAAAAATAGCAAGCTTTGAGTTGCTTGTACAGGAATTACGTTTATATTCCAACACGAGTCTAGTCAATCGAAATGACATGTAACCGGCATCTTATAAACAAGTTTTCAGCAAGTAGAAAGTAGGTATTCTCCAAGTAATTGAGCAAACAATGACCTGTATTGATTAGCATATTATTTTGTGTTTGATCATTGTCGGTGACCTAAGTTAAGAGCTGGCATTCTCCAAAGGACTTGAGCGAACAATAACTCATACCCACTTCTCAACTGTAACTTATATCATACAAAATCATTCCTTAGCATGTAACAGTCTCAAACATTCAAAATAAGGCATGCACAATATTGGTGGGGGCGGTGAACCCTAATTCAACTCATTCATAAAATTAAACTTCGAACTAGCAATAACGACAGTGGCTTAGTTACGAGGAACGAACAGTGGAATCATGAGACACCTACAGGCGCATATGGCAGGAGAAAGAGCCAGAAGATATAGATCCCCTCAGCACcccacagaagaatctgaaggaGCCGCCGCATACCGTCATCAccctccaccaccacctccttcTCCTCCCGCGGAGAGGCACGGCAGACTAGAGGAGCAAAACGTAAGGAGGCGTTGTGTTGTGTGTGGAAGTTGACGGATGGTCTTCTTCGTTGATGCAATTGCATTTGATACCGAGTCTGACACAGTGATGAGACCCAGAAGCGAGTACAAATGTTGTTGCAGAGCAAAGCTGGAGATGCCATTGTCATTATCAATACGTCGTCGTTTTGAAGTCCCCTAGGCCACTGCCGGTGCTGGTGTTCAGCTACTATGGTGGAAGTGGATAGATCAGCAATAGGGCGGTCGGTTCTGTGTGGTGCCAAAGTGGCAAGGTTAGGTTCGTGATTTCAAATTTGATTCAGGGGCAATTCAGTAACGTTGCAGTTGTTTGCGCCCTTTAAATTctcaaacgacgtcgttttgcaCTAATTCCTCCCTCGCCCTCGTAAGGCATCAACCAGTTGATTTCGGTCAAAGGGAAAGGGTTCAGGATTTTCCCGCGCTTTTCAATCAATGGCTCCCAAATCCGATAGTGTCGAAGGTGAAGCCTTCGCCACCAGATCTCGAGCTTCAACACagcttctttttttcttcttgtcttCTTGGATAGCTGAGGCTATGATGAGCAATTTGGAAGCACAATCATTGCTTGCGGTGAAAGCAAAATAAAATGTTTCATTGATTTTTGTGGCTCTGAAAACTGTTTCCAAATTGCTTGACAAAATGTGTCAAAAGGAGTTCGTTTACAGATATGccgtttattaaataatttgttctAATCTTCTTTCCTTTCGTTAATTCTTTTTAGTGTAAAATTTGCAGGAATTGTGCTCAACTTCGTAAATGAGGTATGCATTCTTCGGAATTCTGATCAATTcatcttttcttaattttcaaatcTGCTGTGTAAGTTAGTCCATTCaattattttgtgttttcaCCTGTAAGAAAATCAAATCCCAATCTcgggagaaagaaaaaattcaagGTTGGTTCACGCCAGATCGCTTTATATAGATGGTTGAATTTTATGAACACCATGCATTATGCAGGGTGTCCAAACATTCCAGTAGtctctgtttggttactgagaaaactgaggaaaaggtaaaaaatgcttcttcttcttcgcaAAACTTATAGTGAACTCAGCCAAGCAATTGAACAAAATTCAATTAGTACTGATAGTGGAAAAAATTAGGTGATGGTTTTTCTCCCTCTCTTTTCATAATTTCCTTCTGATCAGAATACAGATTTAGAGAATTCTAAGAGTTAATCCTATTACTATGAAAATCAGCATTTGGTTCCTTGATTTATAGGTACAGTATGCTTGGTTCCCCTAGCCATGGGGAAACAGTACTCTCAATATTTTGCGTTGTTTTGCCGTGCAGTACTGGATAATCACTGAAAAACCCAAGACTGTTCCTTAATGCACATACTTTTATAATAGTAAAGGAAATTAGATACTATCCTTCTATTGTTGTTTATGTAGTGATTTCAgctatatttcaattttttttccttatccaGCAAAACAGACCACTGAATTCTCAAAATGTGGCTGATTCACTGCAAAAGTTCAACCTCAAAAAGTCTTCTGTTCAGAAGGCACTGGATGCTCTTGCTGATAGTGGACGGATTTCATCCAAGGAGTATGGTAAGCAGAAGATATACCTTGCTCGGCAGGATCAATTCGACATCCCCAACAGTGAGGAACTTAGCCGGATGAAGGAAGAAAATGCCAAACTACAACAACAGCTGGAAGAACAAAAGAGAGCAATTAGTGAGGTTGAGGGAGGTATTCTCCTTTATTATACCTTTTTGTTTCTTCCATACAAGCGACAATGTTTAGGATGTGGTTGGATGGATTATCTAAATTCTTAACCATTCAAAATCTTTTGAGTGTCAGGCTTTAAATTCTGCTTTCTGAATCCAAATTCTCATGAACTTCATATCATATTCTTTCACTCTGCAGAAATTAAAACTCTGCAGTCAAATTTAACTCTGGAACAGATACGTGCCAAAGAAGCAAAACTAAAAATGGAGGTGGGTCAGAGAGAATCATAGGCATCTCTTTCCCTTTCCTTAAAACTAATACCGAAGGCTGCTTAAACTAAAGAAGGCTGTCTCTTTTGATTTCTATGCCAGGTTGAGGAAATGGAGGACAAATTGAATAACTTGCGTGGAGGAGTTACTCTTGTGAAATTTGAAGACAGAAAGGTGGTTGAGGAAATGTATTCTGATAGAATAAATCAATGGAGAAGGCGTAAAAGGATCTTCAAAGATCTATGGGATGCTATAACAGAGAACTTGCCTAAGGATCTCAAAGAATTTAAGGTTCCTTATCTTGTTAATGTCTTATCTGAACCTGTACTTGTCCTTGAGGGAAATTGCTTCTAACAACTGTTAATATTTTACAGGAGGAACTTGCAATTGAATATGATGAAGATGTTGGTGTAAGTTTTCAGTCACTTTGTGATCTCATGCAGCACAGAAAGAAGCGAGCTAGATGCCAATGACCCTTGAGAAGTGTCTCATACTTGTTCAGGATTCAGGCATATATGTCCCTTTGTATTGTCCTAAAAGATAAGTCTGTCACAAATAGTCGTAGATTCTGCATGCTTTTGAGGTTTATAACTGTATGGATGTTATATGTTGAAACATATGTTTTATAAATGATGGATGATATGACAGCCATGACAGCCACTTCAAAACACCCTTGCCGTACAACAGAATATCAGACATAGGGCCCCATACTCCTGTTATGTTTCTGACGAAAAACAAAGGGTATGTTATTCGGCTACCCTTTCCTTAACCTTGGCATTTCTTCATCGAGtcccttttttcatttttgtggcATGAAGTAACACCTGTTTGAGAAGGCATCTCATCAATGAGAACCCGTTCATCTTGTGTGATCCTTAATTTGCAAATAATCTTGAATGAATGTGGATGTTGTTGTCAAAACTCTAAAGTGATACTTTTATGGAATGTTCATATAATCTTGAAGGAATCTTAGGCTAATGGGCATCAGATTGGTCATATTACAGTCTCCCCCACTTGTTAAATTACCCCTTGAACACTGAAGTCTTAGCAATGAGTATCATAATTATCaacatcataaaaaatttaaaagtccGGCAATCCAAAGTCATTACATATTTCACATTCTCAAAATTATATAGCAGAAAAATGAAGGAACAAAACAAGTATATGCATGTTCAAACATGGTGCaacttaaaatcaacaaattttTGACACACTCCTATGCCTCTCAGTAACCTCGCACTCCTCTGGTTCTCACAGAAAAAGGCCTCTTCCCTGTGTTCAAATGCTGCACACTTGGCATTCCCAAACCCTCAGCAGGCTGTGCTATGTGGTTCTTTGGTCCTGCTCTTGCCTTTATATCCACTTGAGAACTTGAAGGGATCTGCAGGGCAGGTTTCATATCAGAGCTCAAGTTACCACTGTGTTTGTTCCCACTTTCATCATCGCTGTCATCCAACACAATATCCTTCTCCAATAGCTTCATTACATCTGAAGACATTGAATTCACATTTAAACTGCCCCCAGCTGAATCTGAACTTGAAGAGGACATCGGTCTCATCAATTCTGCtgctttctttttccatttggaCTGTTGAGCTTGACTTTCATTGTGGATTTCCTCATCTTCCGATTCAGAATCCTGGTTCTCAACCGGATGGATCTTCTCTAATGCCAATCCATCATCTGATTTCTCAATCTCACCCGAATCCTTTTTGCCTGCAGCTTCATGTTTAGACTCATCACCATCAGATACTAACCTTCGCCGAGGATGGGGACTGTTTTGATCATCAGGATCATGGGATTCAGTTCGAGATAGCTCCACAGCAGCTCTCGCAGCTGCTGCTGCATAAGCTGCTGACTCAAAAGCTGCTTGAGCTGCATCAGCCACATCCTTATACTTCTTCCTTGTTTTCATTGAACCAGAGAACCCTTCGCCCTTTTCTATCTGATCTTCTGGCAACAAACTCTCCTCAGGCTTCGCCCCGCCTGAATTAGCTGATTGGTCTGGCTTGGGCTGGTTTTCCATCTGGTTTTTGTCCAATTTATCCTGCAATCATCACAAGGTAAGCCACACGCCATGGATATCAATCTGTTGAGAAGTTAATAAGtataaatattcaaataaactACTTGCATACCTCCAAGGTAGCAGAAGAAGCCCCCTCTAATTGCAGAGTGATGCCATTCTCTGAAGCAATTTCTTTCAGCTCATTCAATCTGACCTCCACATCCGGCGGCCTAACTGACAGCTTTTGTATCAACTACAGAAAATTTGacagaatttttttatttttccataagaCAATTACTTCTTCGAGAAAAACACAATATCAGAAAGCTGAAATTAATCCGACTTTACCCTAGGATTCACACCGCAATTGTTGCGCAGTTCAACAGCACGAGCCACAAATTCCTTCCCATAACGAGATGTTAAAACTGCGCGGATCTCTCGCAGCTCTTGGAACTCCCCGCATCTTGAAGTAGAATAAAGCAAACCTGACGCTGCCTCCTTCAGTTCATCAGGACACACTCTACACAAacatcatcaaaaccaaatattgaatgaaatgaaatatctgattttcaaaacatcacgacaaaaaataaataaataattaaataaaagggaGACGAAAACCtacttttcttcttctataATGCTGACTCTCTCCACCAACAGAAGGCAATATCCTTCGATCATAGCATACACGTCCAGCATGTTCTGCTCCTTGATCACTTGCTCAACCTGTTCAAACCGaccaattaaacaaaaaaacccaAGTCACAATTGAAGTAGCAAATCCAAACACGACAGGAAAATTACCCGAATAAGCGCCCTTTCATGGTGACCAAGGTTGAGGAGCTGAACCACGTCGGAGCGCGCCTGTGAGCAGCGAACCTGACGCTGCTTCTTCAAGATGGCGGCCCGGGAGATGGCGAGGTTGACAAGAGCTCTGAATTTGGAAGTCTTGAAATTTCTTCCGAGGAGAGCATCAATCTTCTTCCCCATGTCCTGCTCTACCACCAAGCTTATGTGATGTCAGATGAGGACTGAAAGGTGGCGGAAGCAGTACAGTAGGCGGAAGAGCACAAACAAGCCTGGCCTCTTTCGACCTTTATGAGATGacgagagagaaaaaagaaggtAGGTGTTATAGTGTTGGTTGTGGGCGTTTTAGAAGGAAAATTGGATTCATATTACGTGTGGGGTTTTCTTACGAAGGAAGTCTTCTCTTTATTAAGATCGGTCCGAGTAGGGCACAGGTTACTACGCGGTGGGCGCGGGTGGAGATCCTGGAAATGATGTGTGGCCCCCACTGGAATACACGACGCACTTCTTAGGCGCGTGTAGTATCTCCCTTACCACTGGAAGGAAATTGGGTTCAGTAAGTGGGTTATCGGGTGTAAATTGGGTCCAATCCCTACATCAAATTCGGGCGAAATAATATTGACAGGTTTCTAGACTAGACCGACATAGTtggtttttcctctttttagtaaaaataaaaataaaatcaaattaaaataatatttaaattttttttaaaatattgaaagtcATCATTTGGACTGTTAAAGACTCTTTAggttttttcattaaaaaaaaatttatagaaattatTTGTAAGGATAACTTTAAAATCTGATTGTAGCGATAGGTCAGGTGTCACTACCCTACAATTAGAGAAAGGTGAAGCCAGAATTTTAAACCTAAATTATAGGCTACAAGTTATTATCGTGATGCTACAGTCGGGGCAACGTGCGAAACGTCAAAGAATTAGATATCAAGAATGGTTCCCCAAATGAAATTACGATCATCCTATGCAAATTCTACCAAAAAGTCGAAGGAAAGTTTGACTTATAAGGATGTGCTCCCACAGATTACACATTACATAATGTAGAGAAGAGTCCATGAAACAAGACAACGGCAGCCCAAATCTTTTCCTCCTTCCCACGCATGTCGGTTAAGGCCTAcgatcatataaaaataaataaaataaaattctttgaaTCTCCCAAGACGGTGGCACCCGTATCCATCTGGTATGAATTCCTTTCCATCCTGGTCTCATAAGGCCAAAGTACTATCCGAGCAAATTCGAACCGTTAAAACATTATGGGTGAAAATGTTTTGACTTTGCTCATAAGACCAATTATTGgcatttaaaattattgtacGTCTATTTTAAAACCTAATTTAAGTTTCGAAATAGCATGCTCAAAAAGACTATTCAAGTATACCTTATTATAAGTGTGCTTATCTTTCACTCAAaagaagctaatcacattattGGTCATACGGCAACAGAGATTATTTTAATTACCTTCATATcattattaaaagataaatatgaagataaatttgggttttgttttttttgttttttctattcaattaataGCATTATATCATTAGAGTTGATTGATTGAAAGTCTTTGCCCTTGGAATTGGCAATGGAAAAGCCATTTGGTTGTTGGGAAAATTGAAAGTGAATGATAGTATAAAAAACATAAGGTTATGATTTTGGGGACTTTCTGGTTGGTTTCCTTTGGCAAGTAGCGCAAGAAACGTTGAAAAACTGACCAATGAATTGATCTACTGCGGACACCCATGATTGGATTAGAATAGTTGATAAGAAAGATTATGTGTCTACTGCTTTCAATTCATCGCTCTCATTGGAAGTTGGATCATGGATGCCCCACAACTTTGACAATGGCGATCAAATATTTACCAGaattttactttcattttccaTACGTTGTTGTCTGCGACCACAGTGCCTCTGATCATCGCCCACGAAAAATGGGCGAAAGAGGACTGTCCGTAACCATTGGTATTCCAATGTTCTAGAAGGCCTGGTGACCCCAAAGAGAAGTAGTGGAAGATGTTCACTTAGCTGTACTTTTTTTTTCGTGGTGGAGAGTGGTGGGGGGTGGGAATTTCTAAGAAGGGGAGAGTGCTGGcagattatttttcaaaaatgatagTTGAaatgtaaaaattcatttataagaCTTTTCATTATATAATTCCAAAAAAGAGACTTTCCATTCGCATGtctctttattttcatttttttctaaatatcttAAATGGAAGAAAATGGGTCACCCGATCTTAAAGAGATTGACCCGTTGTGTTGGTTCTATTAAAAGTGAAATTTGAAGGTTGGTTGAACATTGATATTCATGTTAGTTAATTACATGTATTGAACAAATATAGAGATCTTTAAGGTTTTTTGTAATCAACTTTTTTGTGATAACAAAAAAAGGTTAACGATACTAATAGTTTAatcaagttaatttttttaggtttttaagaaattaatgTAATTCAATGGATGATCATGGTTGATGAAAACTTCACGTTGTTGAATACCTTTGAAGACATGGGAACCAATATAAAACTATTCTTGTTGATGCACATTTGagtcaattaaaattatttatatacttAAAGATTTCAAAATCATCTTcttatgcattttaaattatatgtattttcataaatttagatggtttcatatttttcaatgaATCCTCGTTTAAATTTGTTAgaattttaatgttttcttGAATTCATTGTCTACATGGAAGATAATTATCTaatcaatttgaaaattgtaTCATTCACTAATAAGGTTGTTTATTATGAATAGTAAGATTTCTTATAggtccaacatttttttttttccgaagGTTTGAATTTGTCTATATCTCCTCCTAATATCTATCTAGACTTAAAATTTGGGGGATGGGATAATAAGAAACTTTAGTAGTTTCTTCAATAAAAGAAGTTACTAAGTTATAAAGATATTTCGCAGATATTTATTGTAGAatgtagttttatttttattttacaaaattattttaaaaacttatgtaaaGAGTTTGTGTTGATATGGAAGCCTTTCTAGTGGTTCCCTACCTCAATTTGACCTCATTTATGCTAAATTATATCAAATGATCTAGATGGTGGAGAACTAGTTGAGTTTGGCTCAACAGGTAGACATGCACTTTTAATGTGCTAAAGGTCTAAAAACTTGTTTTATTTAGTTGAGGCAAGAGCCTTGATCAGTCAAACCACCAATTACTCAATCAATTGAGTTTCAAGTCCCAAACAATCAACATCAAGGTATTAAATGTCTAACAACTAATCAATGGGTTGAACACAAGTTGTGGGTTTTAGGGTTCTTGAGTTGTCCATTGATATTTTGATGGTTTTAAGAGCATTTATGCACAAGAaactttcaattttcaattgtttaccTAACTACAATATCTTTCAAAGCTCCTAAATGCAATTTTTCTTTCACATGTAAATCCTTTTGTGCACCATCAAAGTCGATTCTAGTATTCATTGTATTGTGAGCCTAAATTGCTTCATTGGAATTGAGTGTTCTTCATTCATTATTACTTTTACACTTGTGAAGTTTATTGTTCAAGTGAGGTTGATATCGAGATGAAATTTTATGAAAGTTTATTGGAATCTTGAAATCCAATTATAGACATTAAAGGCTTAAGTTGAAAACTTTAGAGTTATTGAAACTCTTACTTGCATTGAAATTGGAATAGAGTAGACATAGGTCAGAGTTTGGTTTGAactattataattattgttttcatcTCTTCTTCCCTTTCCTTACTTATtctcatgttttaatttatcttgTGAAATTATTAATTGTCTTAATTTagcttaaaattttgaaaaataaaccaTCACTTAACTCATTCTTCTATTGGGTGATTAACTAGGTTGTATTGGTTATCTTTCATGAAAACCAACATCAAACCCACACAAAAAATCACAACAGAATGGGCATTTAGCAtttcaatcttcattttcttccaaaaaGACTTACAAAATGAGAAGAAACTCATTGGAAATAGAAAGATGTTTCCACAAAATGAAGTTAAGTTATTAGAAAAAAAGCAAGATCttgctaaaaaaaaatggagatcgATGGGGAAAACGACAAATGATTAATGATGG contains these protein-coding regions:
- the LOC100252495 gene encoding uncharacterized protein LOC100252495 — protein: MGKKIDALLGRNFKTSKFRALVNLAISRAAILKKQRQVRCSQARSDVVQLLNLGHHERALIRVEQVIKEQNMLDVYAMIEGYCLLLVERVSIIEEEKVCPDELKEAASGLLYSTSRCGEFQELREIRAVLTSRYGKEFVARAVELRNNCGVNPRLIQKLSVRPPDVEVRLNELKEIASENGITLQLEGASSATLEDKLDKNQMENQPKPDQSANSGGAKPEESLLPEDQIEKGEGFSGSMKTRKKYKDVADAAQAAFESAAYAAAAARAAVELSRTESHDPDDQNSPHPRRRLVSDGDESKHEAAGKKDSGEIEKSDDGLALEKIHPVENQDSESEDEEIHNESQAQQSKWKKKAAELMRPMSSSSSDSAGGSLNVNSMSSDVMKLLEKDIVLDDSDDESGNKHSGNLSSDMKPALQIPSSSQVDIKARAGPKNHIAQPAEGLGMPSVQHLNTGKRPFSVRTRGVRGY
- the LOC100257629 gene encoding homologous-pairing protein 2 homolog, with product MAPKSDSVEGIVLNFVNEQNRPLNSQNVADSLQKFNLKKSSVQKALDALADSGRISSKEYGKQKIYLARQDQFDIPNSEELSRMKEENAKLQQQLEEQKRAISEVEGEIKTLQSNLTLEQIRAKEAKLKMEVEEMEDKLNNLRGGVTLVKFEDRKVVEEMYSDRINQWRRRKRIFKDLWDAITENLPKDLKEFKEELAIEYDEDVGVSFQSLCDLMQHRKKRARCQ